The Leptospira johnsonii genome window below encodes:
- the murJ gene encoding murein biosynthesis integral membrane protein MurJ: MSQAARRSFALSFYTLVSRILGVFRDHFMAVSFGTGTVASAFSVAYRLPNMFRNLLAEGTLSQSFMPLYSDSEKEGVVAARKMSGAVLSFLFVILLSFVVIVFTFSPFALPILVGGTPEYSGLVVELTYILFFLIVTASLSSIYMAISNVKNRFFVPSLSPIILNLSYLTVFLGIFPFVEWELLTKVRVLCFAIVGGGIIQLTVQAWYVSKNGEGPIFSFNYKHPAISKIFKLMLPAAVGGGFYQLGLLVDIFLANYVQNTNPGLGAVVSLDYAQRLVQLPTGIIGVALATTTLPALLSSLKQDKHSEVPKEMLGVLGFAAFLTAPAALGIGILAGPILDSIYYGGRWDHLATETTIIPLIFYSLAVPFYSMNKVLISTYYAFQDTKTPLRVQAFTFVLNLSLNFSLIFFLKHSAIALSSAVSTIVTWTLLSRSLKKHDVPFPWEGFLSKIAKLILPLLAMGAFLFFYKEMIHPWALEFLSEKNLSYANSSRISLCAAILPGMAIFFLISLILGLEEIRLIAGKIFRKK, from the coding sequence TTGTCCCAAGCAGCCAGAAGAAGTTTCGCTCTTTCTTTTTACACCCTCGTTTCCAGAATTTTAGGAGTGTTCCGAGACCATTTTATGGCCGTGTCTTTCGGGACAGGCACAGTGGCTTCCGCATTTTCAGTCGCCTATAGATTGCCCAATATGTTCCGCAATTTATTGGCAGAAGGAACTCTTTCCCAATCCTTTATGCCATTATACTCGGATTCGGAGAAGGAAGGGGTAGTTGCCGCTCGAAAAATGAGCGGCGCAGTATTAAGTTTTCTTTTTGTAATCCTTTTAAGCTTCGTAGTAATCGTTTTTACATTCTCTCCATTCGCTCTTCCTATCTTGGTCGGCGGAACTCCTGAGTATTCAGGACTTGTGGTAGAGCTTACTTATATTCTATTTTTCTTAATTGTTACCGCAAGTCTTTCGTCGATCTATATGGCGATCTCTAACGTCAAGAATCGATTTTTTGTTCCTTCTCTTTCTCCAATTATTCTGAACCTAAGTTACCTCACAGTTTTTTTGGGAATTTTCCCCTTTGTAGAATGGGAACTTTTGACCAAGGTGAGGGTTTTATGTTTTGCGATCGTAGGAGGAGGGATCATACAGCTGACAGTCCAGGCCTGGTATGTTTCTAAAAATGGAGAAGGCCCGATTTTCTCCTTTAATTATAAACATCCTGCTATTTCAAAAATATTTAAACTGATGTTGCCTGCGGCAGTCGGAGGCGGTTTTTATCAGCTTGGTCTTTTGGTAGATATATTTTTAGCAAACTATGTGCAGAATACGAATCCTGGTCTAGGAGCGGTCGTTAGTTTGGATTATGCGCAGAGGTTAGTGCAACTTCCTACCGGGATCATTGGAGTGGCACTTGCTACTACAACTTTACCTGCATTACTTTCTTCCTTAAAACAAGATAAACATTCCGAGGTTCCTAAGGAAATGTTAGGAGTTTTAGGATTCGCAGCTTTTTTAACTGCACCTGCCGCTCTAGGAATTGGGATCTTAGCCGGGCCGATCTTGGACTCCATTTATTATGGAGGAAGATGGGATCATTTGGCTACGGAAACTACGATCATACCTTTGATATTTTATTCATTAGCGGTTCCATTCTATAGCATGAATAAGGTTTTGATCTCCACCTACTATGCGTTCCAAGATACTAAAACTCCATTAAGGGTCCAAGCATTCACTTTTGTCCTGAACCTGTCCTTGAATTTTTCTCTGATCTTTTTCTTAAAACATTCCGCGATCGCATTATCTTCCGCTGTATCTACTATCGTGACCTGGACCTTACTTTCTCGTAGCTTAAAAAAGCACGATGTTCCTTTTCCTTGGGAAGGTTTTCTTTCTAAAATAGCAAAATTGATCCTTCCTCTTTTAGCAATGGGTGCATTTTTATTCTTTTACAAGGAAATGATCCATCCTTGGGCTTTGGAATTTCTTTCCGAAAAGAACTTAAGTTATGCGAATTCTTCCAGGATCTCACTTTGTGCAGCGATCCTTCCGGGTATGGCAATTTTTTTCCTGATCAGTCTGATTTTGGGCCTGGAAGAGATAAGGTTAATAGCTGGAAAAATATTTCGTAAGAAGTAA
- a CDS encoding STAS domain-containing protein, with product MEIHTTKLGHILKVTPKGVLDSYSAFDLVRFIKTRWEEGERLVLVNARFVEYIEEDGISALVELKNFFEKFGGNIAFSDWNEEGLLVLGLFGLNKSPNFFRNEKDAEVWLSSLKIEDRRTRSERSESVSSLRQTKPIQFYSSPSSSLSKSDVYVPEISTLPIPGQEPAEKSKIGKDLDHSLENARNVQERILYCESCRARLRIKTLGRHQCPSCGIQFDVSRTGGVRYLEKLLG from the coding sequence TTGGAAATTCATACTACAAAACTGGGACATATATTGAAGGTAACTCCTAAGGGGGTTCTGGATTCCTATTCTGCATTCGATCTGGTACGTTTTATCAAAACACGCTGGGAAGAAGGGGAAAGGCTTGTGCTCGTCAATGCCCGTTTTGTGGAATATATAGAAGAAGACGGTATCTCTGCACTTGTGGAATTAAAAAACTTCTTCGAAAAATTCGGCGGCAATATTGCATTCAGCGATTGGAACGAAGAAGGTCTACTGGTCTTAGGATTGTTCGGCTTAAACAAGAGTCCTAATTTTTTCAGGAATGAAAAAGACGCAGAAGTTTGGCTTTCTTCTTTGAAGATAGAAGATAGAAGGACAAGATCCGAGAGATCGGAAAGCGTTTCTTCTCTCAGACAAACTAAACCTATCCAGTTTTATTCCAGTCCTTCTTCTAGTCTAAGCAAGTCGGATGTATATGTTCCTGAGATCAGCACTCTTCCCATTCCAGGACAAGAGCCTGCAGAGAAGTCTAAGATCGGAAAGGATCTGGATCATTCTTTAGAGAATGCGAGAAACGTCCAAGAAAGGATCTTATACTGCGAGTCTTGCAGGGCAAGACTGAGGATCAAAACTCTTGGACGCCACCAATGTCCTAGTTGCGGAATTCAGTTTGACGTGAGTCGGACTGGTGGAGTTCGATACTTGGAGAAACTATTAGGTTAG
- a CDS encoding DUF167 domain-containing protein, translating to MKIQVRVKPNSKKPSVTKGEDGIWTVAVKEPATEGKANDAVVRAVAKELGLAPSKVQILRGEKSKLKLLEVYD from the coding sequence GTGAAAATTCAGGTCCGAGTAAAACCGAATTCTAAAAAACCCTCCGTAACTAAAGGGGAAGACGGTATTTGGACGGTTGCTGTAAAAGAGCCTGCCACTGAAGGTAAGGCGAATGACGCCGTGGTCCGAGCCGTTGCGAAAGAATTGGGGCTGGCTCCTTCAAAGGTACAAATTCTCAGGGGAGAAAAGAGTAAGTTAAAACTTCTGGAAGTTTATGATTAA
- a CDS encoding LA_1737 family protein — MIKDFLKIFSPKIGCTILFFPILLLCFSFEISASDYFDTLTSEKKPILGSDKEDKYRFRLPPFASEEYWGPHYSLNILVLYTRTNYPKFTQTSFFPLIDHLSAKENESFRSYFFPLYYAQRIQDPQSDSGVNFSLFHYNSYESRGEKFSESWVSFPSFLPLFGRSKTIESGKEESFYFAVPFLFFRNRNLNDDWNHFLIFHWGEDRESSYGSILPLVYWASGKRKFHFSFLPIFFYNTQYNSYTSKEDFHFTIFPLFSYNSWNGGEEGSFFTPLFGQTWKETPQLGGGGKNEEKFSYYLAFFLNRNYHNGELQNYNANIPIVFNRKWETGGKSDTNVLLISGWSTNEKGDYSSSYLFPFMFHKKNDYFYLFPAYFDNGTEKFGILPPFYYSRTATDLNFYALNFYYTKDWTGSSKLLFFPIYYHSFKPDESKVITPIFYYSSDFSKTTTLFPWFLFYRNKEKEASQNYFINTYLSWDDQGKFQRGFFFPLWFYKSDDYFHFIPLWAKGNQSGNEYTWIIPLFTYWNKTRTWVGPFYSRRSEIGDQFDRWILFPFWYFYRDSWQGNKSESYTLLPIFQWNDTSEYKELITPLSYSKEYKTKLEKYSLVTLYEKYDTDQESRRRFYPIYFSNTTSEYSYWNVLGLTGRGFDKAGDARYSYTFPFYFYKRDSFRLVLPFYLRFGKDYDIYTHFGLFHYWNRSAEKDNTWIWPLLWFSNVDKVRKESFTTWFPLYWNWDNSRSKGDMFIPLWLNYYEADKSLELKLAYSSSKTLGSFASSGTASLGATEKDYYLDADISFFYSLFSVSTRASISKEELQFWKENHPTDTSSQNISEVGSKNGPEQKEGLNQYNRLTKDKVRSFWGVSALFGIFSYERGDDRRHFRLLPLSWFSWSEKTSDKVYAAPLFFWSRIGDESYFVLFPFYGRQQQKENFQESYLLFGFLRGKQGEVRDYSVLWPITRFYSSPDAWGFRIFPLVVHDQSKDHSRTISPLYYRKRVVEGTTTSRSFHSLLLPLFHSGSESSQNQDLFQEKSYNLLIPLYLSYGSKVQSLSGESYESNFYTLLSAYSSKKELNGEESSSLFTPFYYYSRSKGASETQEQTTKVDFLFFPTVYSKRNSTQNTLFVLGYYSESSPSVSQGNFLGLVSSSKEKNGERISSRFHIFPFYFSGSEKEGEKVVESYTTVPIFYYGYKKGNGSGWNILGILNGSGSDQESSFAIYPFYSNKEKNVPNVYKERVTWGLLYYSDRTEFQAGSWNTFNVNPFGVFSSSGSKNLETSSSFYFLPIPFLYTSSEKQNLENREYFKRDVTFLKLIDYSKYESVSLKEGSTDKVVDQWRDFTAFFLFSNTLHTVKDLKKEETTSTYFKSYLFPVYRFESENDPFKKEKHLNFLLINDYKSGNSGLERLVVGPAFYLDNSERTAYGLAPLAFYRKSKESRFWFAFGFYSYKDNDWDRWGFAGIFDTNYENYQKRRNLNFFLGLIHTELEDQRTRVAIFGGLLGGYERSPDYSDTNFLWLRWKSVPGDTLANFLPIYYYHSDPSGTATLIPPVLGYFSSEKDGRFDMLGLGLLYYRNQKISKEEDLMLVGPGLFYYRQYGNNMNGLHAMGILAIPGMGGLIWDWEYETKTKYSKYSILNLLYSHTITKDGNEIDRVLGIKL; from the coding sequence ATGATTAAGGATTTTCTGAAAATTTTTTCTCCTAAAATCGGATGCACCATTCTATTTTTTCCGATCCTTCTTCTTTGTTTTTCTTTCGAGATAAGTGCTTCAGATTACTTCGATACCCTAACTTCCGAGAAAAAGCCTATATTAGGAAGCGATAAAGAAGATAAATACAGGTTTAGGCTTCCTCCATTTGCCAGTGAAGAATATTGGGGACCGCATTATTCCCTGAATATCTTAGTTCTTTATACGCGCACGAATTATCCTAAGTTTACTCAAACAAGTTTTTTCCCTCTCATCGATCATTTATCCGCAAAGGAAAATGAATCTTTTAGATCTTATTTTTTTCCGCTTTATTACGCACAACGCATTCAGGACCCTCAATCTGATTCGGGGGTGAACTTCTCTTTATTTCACTATAACTCCTACGAATCCAGAGGAGAAAAGTTTTCGGAGAGTTGGGTTTCGTTTCCTTCTTTCCTTCCTTTGTTCGGTAGAAGTAAAACGATTGAAAGCGGCAAAGAAGAATCCTTTTACTTTGCGGTTCCTTTTCTGTTCTTTCGGAATCGGAACTTGAATGATGATTGGAATCATTTTCTGATCTTTCACTGGGGAGAAGATAGGGAATCATCTTACGGTTCCATTCTTCCTTTGGTGTATTGGGCCTCAGGAAAGAGAAAATTCCATTTTAGTTTTCTACCGATCTTCTTCTATAATACTCAGTACAATAGTTATACAAGTAAGGAGGATTTTCATTTTACGATCTTTCCTTTGTTCTCTTATAATTCTTGGAATGGTGGTGAAGAAGGTTCCTTCTTTACTCCTCTCTTCGGTCAGACATGGAAAGAAACTCCTCAGTTGGGAGGTGGGGGAAAGAATGAGGAAAAATTTTCCTATTATCTTGCATTCTTCTTAAATCGGAACTATCATAACGGTGAATTACAAAATTATAATGCAAATATTCCGATCGTATTTAATAGAAAATGGGAGACGGGAGGTAAATCGGATACAAACGTATTATTGATCAGCGGTTGGAGCACTAACGAGAAGGGGGATTATTCTTCTTCTTATCTGTTTCCATTCATGTTCCACAAAAAGAACGATTATTTTTATCTGTTTCCTGCTTATTTCGATAATGGCACGGAAAAATTCGGGATACTGCCTCCGTTCTATTATAGTCGGACCGCTACGGATCTGAACTTTTATGCTTTAAATTTCTATTATACGAAGGATTGGACGGGATCTTCTAAACTTTTGTTTTTCCCGATCTATTATCATTCATTTAAACCGGATGAGTCCAAGGTAATCACGCCGATTTTTTATTATTCTTCGGATTTTTCCAAAACTACGACTCTGTTTCCTTGGTTCCTTTTTTATCGAAATAAGGAAAAAGAAGCCTCTCAGAATTATTTTATCAATACCTATCTTTCTTGGGACGATCAAGGAAAATTTCAGCGAGGATTTTTCTTTCCTCTTTGGTTCTATAAGTCCGATGATTATTTTCATTTTATTCCTTTATGGGCCAAAGGGAATCAGTCAGGCAATGAATATACTTGGATCATTCCGTTATTCACTTATTGGAATAAGACTAGAACTTGGGTAGGTCCATTTTATTCCAGAAGGAGTGAGATCGGGGACCAATTTGACAGATGGATATTGTTTCCGTTCTGGTATTTTTACAGGGACTCTTGGCAGGGGAATAAATCGGAAAGTTATACACTTTTGCCGATTTTCCAATGGAACGATACTTCCGAATACAAGGAATTAATAACTCCTCTTTCTTATTCGAAAGAATATAAGACTAAGTTGGAGAAATATTCACTAGTTACCTTATACGAAAAATACGATACAGACCAGGAATCCAGGAGAAGATTTTATCCGATCTATTTCTCTAATACCACAAGCGAATATTCCTATTGGAATGTGCTTGGTTTGACTGGTAGAGGCTTTGATAAAGCCGGAGATGCAAGATACAGTTATACCTTCCCATTCTACTTTTATAAACGGGACAGTTTTCGCTTAGTTTTGCCATTCTATCTACGTTTCGGGAAAGATTACGATATCTATACTCATTTCGGGCTTTTTCATTATTGGAATCGTTCTGCGGAAAAAGATAATACCTGGATCTGGCCTTTATTATGGTTTTCGAATGTGGATAAGGTCCGCAAGGAAAGTTTTACTACCTGGTTCCCTCTGTATTGGAATTGGGATAATTCAAGATCAAAGGGGGATATGTTTATTCCTCTTTGGTTGAATTATTATGAAGCTGACAAGTCCTTAGAATTGAAATTGGCCTATTCTTCTTCTAAAACATTGGGAAGTTTTGCAAGTTCCGGAACTGCAAGTTTGGGCGCAACGGAGAAGGACTATTATCTGGATGCGGACATTTCTTTCTTCTATAGTCTATTCAGCGTATCCACGAGAGCTTCAATCAGTAAAGAAGAGCTTCAATTCTGGAAGGAAAATCATCCGACGGACACTTCTTCTCAGAATATTTCCGAAGTTGGATCTAAGAACGGCCCGGAACAAAAAGAGGGTCTAAATCAATACAATCGATTAACAAAGGATAAGGTCCGATCTTTCTGGGGTGTAAGTGCGTTATTCGGGATCTTCAGCTATGAAAGAGGAGACGATAGACGACATTTCAGACTTCTTCCTTTAAGTTGGTTTTCCTGGTCGGAAAAAACTTCGGATAAAGTGTATGCTGCTCCTTTATTTTTTTGGAGTAGGATTGGAGATGAATCTTATTTCGTTCTGTTTCCTTTCTATGGTAGGCAACAGCAGAAAGAAAATTTCCAAGAGTCTTACTTACTATTCGGTTTCTTAAGAGGAAAACAAGGAGAGGTCAGAGATTATTCGGTTTTATGGCCGATTACAAGATTTTATTCTTCTCCCGATGCTTGGGGATTTAGGATTTTCCCGCTGGTTGTACATGATCAATCAAAAGATCATTCTCGCACAATTTCTCCTCTTTATTATAGAAAACGAGTTGTGGAAGGAACTACTACCTCCAGATCTTTTCATTCTTTACTTTTGCCTCTGTTTCATTCCGGTTCAGAGTCCAGCCAAAATCAGGATCTATTTCAAGAGAAATCCTATAATCTCTTAATACCTCTCTATTTGAGTTACGGTTCTAAAGTGCAGTCTTTATCCGGAGAGTCTTACGAATCCAATTTTTATACTTTATTATCCGCGTATTCGAGCAAGAAAGAGCTGAATGGAGAAGAATCCTCTTCTCTGTTCACTCCGTTCTATTATTACTCTAGATCTAAGGGCGCCTCGGAGACTCAGGAACAAACGACTAAGGTAGACTTTTTGTTTTTTCCGACGGTCTATTCCAAACGAAATTCCACGCAGAACACACTTTTTGTCTTAGGATATTATAGCGAATCTTCTCCTTCCGTTTCTCAGGGAAATTTTCTGGGTCTGGTTTCTTCTTCTAAAGAGAAAAATGGGGAGAGGATCTCCAGTCGTTTTCATATATTTCCCTTTTATTTTTCAGGCTCGGAGAAGGAAGGGGAAAAGGTTGTCGAAAGTTATACTACCGTTCCGATTTTCTATTACGGGTATAAAAAAGGAAACGGTTCCGGATGGAATATATTAGGAATACTGAATGGTTCCGGTTCTGACCAGGAGAGTTCTTTTGCAATTTACCCTTTCTACTCCAATAAGGAAAAAAATGTCCCTAACGTTTACAAAGAAAGAGTTACCTGGGGACTTTTATACTATTCGGATAGAACGGAATTCCAAGCAGGAAGTTGGAATACATTCAACGTGAACCCTTTCGGGGTCTTTTCTTCTTCCGGAAGTAAGAATTTAGAAACTAGTTCTTCTTTTTACTTTTTACCGATCCCATTTTTATATACTTCTTCTGAAAAACAGAATTTGGAAAATCGAGAATATTTCAAAAGGGACGTGACCTTTCTGAAATTGATCGATTATTCCAAGTATGAATCCGTTTCCCTTAAAGAGGGTAGCACGGATAAGGTAGTCGATCAATGGAGGGATTTTACGGCATTCTTTCTTTTCTCGAATACATTGCATACAGTTAAGGATCTTAAAAAGGAAGAAACCACTAGTACATATTTTAAATCTTATCTTTTTCCGGTATATAGATTTGAATCAGAAAATGATCCTTTTAAAAAGGAAAAACACTTAAACTTTTTGTTAATTAACGATTATAAATCCGGAAATTCCGGTTTAGAAAGATTAGTGGTGGGTCCCGCTTTCTATTTAGATAATTCGGAACGTACTGCGTATGGTTTGGCACCTCTCGCATTTTATAGAAAAAGTAAAGAGTCCAGATTCTGGTTTGCTTTCGGCTTTTATAGTTATAAGGACAATGATTGGGATCGTTGGGGATTTGCGGGAATTTTTGATACTAACTACGAGAATTATCAAAAAAGAAGAAATCTAAACTTCTTCTTAGGTTTGATCCATACCGAATTGGAAGATCAAAGAACTAGGGTTGCCATCTTTGGAGGACTCTTGGGCGGATATGAAAGAAGCCCCGATTATTCAGATACGAATTTCCTTTGGTTACGTTGGAAATCCGTTCCGGGAGATACTCTTGCGAATTTCCTACCGATCTATTATTATCATTCGGATCCATCTGGAACTGCAACTTTGATCCCTCCTGTTTTAGGATACTTCTCTTCCGAAAAAGATGGAAGGTTCGATATGCTCGGCTTAGGACTTTTGTATTATAGAAATCAAAAAATTTCGAAAGAAGAAGATCTGATGTTAGTCGGTCCCGGATTATTCTACTATAGACAATACGGGAATAATATGAACGGATTACATGCGATGGGAATTTTGGCAATTCCTGGAATGGGAGGTCTTATCTGGGATTGGGAATACGAGACCAAGACTAAGTATAGTAAATACTCAATTCTAAATTTATTATATAGCCACACGATCACCAAGGACGGGAACGAGATCGATAGAGTACTCGGTATTAAGCTATAA